The following coding sequences are from one Leucoraja erinacea ecotype New England chromosome 2, Leri_hhj_1, whole genome shotgun sequence window:
- the LOC129706956 gene encoding interferon regulatory factor 4-like isoform X2: MNMDSDCNMAPVTSGNGKLRQWLIDQIDSGKYPGLIWENEDKTIFRIPWKHAGKQDYNRDEDAALFKAWALFKGKFREGIDKPDPPTWKTRLRCALNKSNDFDELIDRSQLDISDPYKVYKIIPEGAKKGGSKQVSMEDQQMLVNHHPYPTYSSMPPQLPNYIVPHERSWREYEQPHPELSYQCSPVPFAPRNHHWQGPGCENGYQVTGSFYTCASAESQAPGIPIEASMRTGEALALSELQSCAHHGRTFMPRYQIVFCFGEEFPDPQRSRKLITAHIEPVLAKQLYYFTQQNSGHLLRGYEMPDHVNSVEDYHRSIRHSIQD, translated from the exons ATGAATATGGACTCAGACTGCAACATGGCTCCAGTGACTTCCGGAAACGGCAAACTTCGCCAGTGGTTGATCGACCAGATTGACAGTGGTAAATATCCCGGGCTGATCTGGGAGAACGAAGACAAGACCATTTTTCGGATTCCTTGGAAACATGCCGGCAAACAGGATTACAACCGAGACGAGGACGCTGCCCTTTTCAAG GCTTGGGCACTTTTCAAAGGCAAATTTCGTGAAGGAATTGACAAACCAGATCCACCAACATGGAAGACTCGGCTACGATGTGCCTTAAATAAGAGCAATGATTTTGATGAGTTGATTGATCGCAGTCAACTGGATATTTCAGACCCATACAAAGTGTACAAAATTATACCAGAGGGGGCCAAGAAAG GAGGATCAAAACAAGTAAGCATGGAAGATCAACAGATGCTTGTCAACCATCATCCTTACCCTACATACTCATCTATGCCGCCCCAG CTACCAAACTACATAGTACCGCATGAACGCAGCTGGAGAGAATATGAACAGCCACATCCTGAACTCTCCTATCAATGCTCACCAGTGCCTTTCGCTCCACGAAATCATCATTGGCAAGGACCTGGTTGTGAAAATG GTTATCAAGTTACTGGGTCGTTTTATACTTGTGCATCTGCTGAGTCACAAGCACCTGGTATTCCCATTGAAGCTAGTATGAGAACTGGTGAAGCACTGGCCCTCTCGG AGCTGCAGAGCTGTGCACATCATGGGCGTACATTCATGCCAAGATACCAAATTGTATTTTGTTTTGGAGAGGAATTTCCAGACCCACAAAGATCGCGAAAACTAATCACAGCACAT ATTGAGCCGGTGTTGGCCAAGCAGCTTTATTACTTCACCCAGCAGAACAGCGGACACCTGCTTCGAGGGTATGAAATGCCTGATCATGTGAACAGTGTGGAGGATTATCATAGATCTATTCGACATTCAATACAAGACTGA
- the LOC129706956 gene encoding interferon regulatory factor 4-like isoform X1: MNMDSDCNMAPVTSGNGKLRQWLIDQIDSGKYPGLIWENEDKTIFRIPWKHAGKQDYNRDEDAALFKAWALFKGKFREGIDKPDPPTWKTRLRCALNKSNDFDELIDRSQLDISDPYKVYKIIPEGAKKGGSKQVSMEDQQMLVNHHPYPTYSSMPPQLPNYIVPHERSWREYEQPHPELSYQCSPVPFAPRNHHWQGPGCENGYQVTGSFYTCASAESQAPGIPIEASMRTGEALALSDCRLQISLYYRETLVREVTTTSPEGCRIAHVHDDKPFAAGNIDQVLFPYPDSNAQRKGIDKLLNHLEKGVLLWMTPDGLYAKRLCQSRIYWEGPLAPYNDRPNKLERDQVTKLFDTQQFLMELQSCAHHGRTFMPRYQIVFCFGEEFPDPQRSRKLITAHIEPVLAKQLYYFTQQNSGHLLRGYEMPDHVNSVEDYHRSIRHSIQD, from the exons ATGAATATGGACTCAGACTGCAACATGGCTCCAGTGACTTCCGGAAACGGCAAACTTCGCCAGTGGTTGATCGACCAGATTGACAGTGGTAAATATCCCGGGCTGATCTGGGAGAACGAAGACAAGACCATTTTTCGGATTCCTTGGAAACATGCCGGCAAACAGGATTACAACCGAGACGAGGACGCTGCCCTTTTCAAG GCTTGGGCACTTTTCAAAGGCAAATTTCGTGAAGGAATTGACAAACCAGATCCACCAACATGGAAGACTCGGCTACGATGTGCCTTAAATAAGAGCAATGATTTTGATGAGTTGATTGATCGCAGTCAACTGGATATTTCAGACCCATACAAAGTGTACAAAATTATACCAGAGGGGGCCAAGAAAG GAGGATCAAAACAAGTAAGCATGGAAGATCAACAGATGCTTGTCAACCATCATCCTTACCCTACATACTCATCTATGCCGCCCCAG CTACCAAACTACATAGTACCGCATGAACGCAGCTGGAGAGAATATGAACAGCCACATCCTGAACTCTCCTATCAATGCTCACCAGTGCCTTTCGCTCCACGAAATCATCATTGGCAAGGACCTGGTTGTGAAAATG GTTATCAAGTTACTGGGTCGTTTTATACTTGTGCATCTGCTGAGTCACAAGCACCTGGTATTCCCATTGAAGCTAGTATGAGAACTGGTGAAGCACTGGCCCTCTCGG ACTGTCGGCTACAAATTTCTTTGTATTATcgagaaaccctggtgagagaaGTGACAACTACGAGTCCTGAAGGTTGTAGAATAGCGCATGTCCACGATGATAAGCCATTTGCAGCTGGCAACATAGATCAGGTGTTGTTTCCTTATCCGGACAGCAATGCACAGCGCAAGGGTATTGACAAGCTTCTCAATCACTTGGAGAAGGGGGTCCTGCTGTGGATGACCCCTGATGGTCTATACGCCAAACGGTTGTGCCAGAGCAGAATCTACTGGGAAGGACCTTTAGCGCCATACAATGACAGGCCCAACAAACTGGAGAGAGACCAAGTCACAAAACTGTTTGACACACAACAGTTTCTAATGG AGCTGCAGAGCTGTGCACATCATGGGCGTACATTCATGCCAAGATACCAAATTGTATTTTGTTTTGGAGAGGAATTTCCAGACCCACAAAGATCGCGAAAACTAATCACAGCACAT ATTGAGCCGGTGTTGGCCAAGCAGCTTTATTACTTCACCCAGCAGAACAGCGGACACCTGCTTCGAGGGTATGAAATGCCTGATCATGTGAACAGTGTGGAGGATTATCATAGATCTATTCGACATTCAATACAAGACTGA